The sequence below is a genomic window from Fusobacteriaceae bacterium.
AATGAAGATTTTATTTTTTCGACGAGTTGGCTTTCCGCTGCTCATTCTGGAAGCGGATGTGCTCCCGGTAGGTTTTGCTGAAAAAATGTCCGCCGTCTCCCCTGGCCACAAAGAACAGAAATTCCGTGTCGGCCGGATGAAAGGCCGCGTCCACCGAAGCCGCGTCGGGATTGCAGATGGGCGCCGGGGGCAGTCCCTCGTATTTGTAGGTGTTGTAGGGGGAATCGACCTCAAGGTCTTTATAGAGGATCCGCTTTTTCTCATAGCCGAAGACGAAATTGACCGTCGCGTCGGAGGCCAGCTTCATGCCCTTTTTGATCCGGTTGTAAAAAACCGAGGCCATGAGCTTCTTCTCGTCGGCGACCCTGGCCTCCCGTTCGAGGATCGAAGCCAGGATCAATTTCCGGTAAAAATCCTCTTTGTCGGGATAGTTTTCGGGCGGGAAACGCTTTAAAAATTCCCGCAGCAGCGTATCAATAATGATCTCTTCCGTCGCTTTTTCCGTGAGATAGTACGTCTCGGG
It includes:
- the mltG gene encoding endolytic transglycosylase MltG, which produces MKKVLRSLFIAIVAAVLCAGGWCYLALTEKKPYSTVLEIRGDAPLIRSLAPLPFARSLPFRLYLKALRNGGKGIKAGWYEISGEKSVIDIIDMLEKGMDRIFRLTIPEGRTVAEVVKQLEADGRIDRARFAEVLSKRGESFPYLTPGGNFEGYFYPETYYLTEKATEEIIIDTLLREFLKRFPPENYPDKEDFYRKLILASILEREARVADEKKLMASVFYNRIKKGMKLASDATVNFVFGYEKKRILYKDLEVDSPYNTYKYEGLPPAPICNPDAASVDAAFHPADTEFLFFVARGDGGHFFSKTYREHIRFQNEQRKANSSKK